Proteins encoded together in one Candidatus Eremiobacterota bacterium window:
- a CDS encoding lysophospholipid acyltransferase family protein: MFYTAAHIILKVIFKVFFSLKCEGLHHIPSAGGCVIACNHVSYFDPPAVGAVSVRPVHFMAKKELFNIPILSPLISVLGAFPVTRGASDTKAIKHAIRLLKSGETVGIFPEGTRSATGEINEGEMGVSLIIKQSGAPIIPCAISGTRCMVTMKGIIPVFSKVTVRFGPPIFYKNEEEGMSHKEYMRVFTDRVMQVLRSLQEG; this comes from the coding sequence ATGTTCTATACGGCGGCCCATATTATCCTGAAAGTGATTTTCAAGGTGTTTTTCAGCCTGAAGTGCGAGGGCCTTCATCACATTCCCTCCGCGGGAGGCTGCGTGATCGCCTGCAACCATGTGAGCTATTTTGATCCCCCCGCAGTGGGAGCGGTCTCAGTCAGGCCGGTCCATTTCATGGCTAAGAAGGAGCTCTTCAACATCCCCATCCTGTCGCCGCTCATCAGCGTCCTCGGGGCTTTTCCTGTGACAAGGGGAGCCTCTGACACAAAAGCAATAAAGCATGCCATCAGGCTCCTCAAGAGCGGCGAGACCGTAGGCATCTTTCCCGAGGGCACACGGTCGGCTACCGGCGAGATAAACGAGGGGGAAATGGGGGTATCACTTATCATCAAGCAGTCCGGCGCACCTATTATTCCCTGCGCTATAAGCGGAACCCGATGCATGGTGACCATGAAAGGCATCATTCCCGTATTTTCAAAGGTAACGGTTCGGTTCGGGCCGCCTATTTTTTATAAAAACGAAGAAGAGGGAATGTCACACAAGGAGTATATGAGAGTCTTCACCGACAGGGTGATGCAGGTGCTCAGGTCCCTCCAGGAAGGCTAG
- a CDS encoding type II secretion system protein — protein sequence MMNKRSGRAPGYTLIEIVTVMGIIAVLFCLFAVVGYTRAKARTTYIACCENLRTISTGLQLYSNEARNKRKFPLELKYLTPDYLKTIPTCPAARADTYENAYEHDDNSDNFTLYCEGSHHMMLGFDSNYPQYSYQWGLVEW from the coding sequence ATGATGAACAAGCGAAGTGGGAGAGCCCCGGGATATACGCTGATCGAGATCGTGACGGTGATGGGTATTATTGCCGTTCTTTTCTGCCTTTTTGCCGTCGTGGGCTATACGCGCGCCAAGGCCCGCACCACCTATATAGCCTGCTGCGAAAACCTCAGGACCATTTCAACAGGACTGCAACTCTATTCAAACGAGGCACGGAACAAGCGGAAATTTCCCCTGGAGCTCAAGTATCTCACCCCTGATTACCTCAAGACCATTCCCACGTGCCCCGCCGCCAGGGCGGACACCTATGAGAATGCCTATGAGCATGACGACAACAGCGACAATTTCACCTTATATTGTGAAGGCAGCCATCATATGATGCTCGGCTTTGACAGCAACTATCCCCAGTACAGCTATCAATGGGGCCTTGTGGAATGGTAG
- a CDS encoding DUF512 domain-containing protein: MENIRGRGGRIAQTIDGSPAAKAGLRKGDLVVSINGIPLSDSIDYLYLTSGTLLKIRLIRSGKAFEAFIKKEEEEVIGIRFECEIFDGLKVCRNKCHFCFVDQVPPSLRGTLKIKDDDFRLSFLHGNFISLTNMEEKDWERIRRYRLSPLYLSVHATRPELRVRIFRNPAAERIREHLERFRGWGIRIHTQVVLCPGINDGKELERTVMELAEFYPSVSSIAVVPVGVTRYLPKDSPIRSLSLSEMKETVMVVHSLQKGFRRRMGETLVYLGDEFYLKTSRALPRSCDYGDFPQIENGVGMMRMLMGEFRRKARFLPAAVSPARHVSIVTGELAYSHILIISEALNRVQGLKVTVHRVKNSFWGPQVDVAGLLTGGDILQALEKEDGGERVLIPSACLREDLVFLDGLTLSALGKRLGREVIPVKPSYSDLLMHITRPKGKVLPKQGGSHG, translated from the coding sequence ATGGAAAACATCAGAGGACGGGGCGGCAGAATAGCCCAGACAATCGACGGTTCCCCCGCCGCGAAGGCAGGGCTCCGCAAGGGAGATCTTGTGGTGAGTATCAATGGCATTCCGCTCAGTGACAGCATTGACTATCTCTATCTCACCTCGGGAACGCTTTTGAAAATCAGATTGATAAGGAGCGGGAAAGCCTTTGAGGCCTTCATAAAGAAGGAAGAGGAAGAGGTCATTGGAATAAGGTTCGAATGTGAGATCTTCGACGGCCTCAAGGTGTGCCGTAATAAATGCCATTTCTGCTTCGTGGACCAGGTCCCCCCCTCGCTGAGAGGCACCCTCAAGATCAAGGACGATGATTTCAGACTCTCATTTCTCCACGGCAACTTCATTTCACTTACCAATATGGAGGAAAAGGACTGGGAGAGGATAAGGCGCTACCGCCTCAGTCCCCTCTACCTCTCGGTCCATGCCACGAGACCGGAGCTCCGCGTCAGAATTTTTCGGAACCCCGCTGCGGAGAGGATAAGAGAGCACCTTGAGCGCTTCCGTGGCTGGGGAATAAGAATCCACACCCAGGTGGTGCTCTGTCCTGGGATAAATGACGGGAAAGAGCTGGAAAGGACAGTCATGGAACTGGCGGAGTTTTATCCCTCAGTCTCTTCCATTGCAGTGGTCCCTGTGGGAGTGACGAGGTACCTCCCCAAGGACTCGCCGATCCGCTCCCTCTCCCTTTCCGAAATGAAAGAGACCGTCATGGTTGTGCACTCCCTTCAGAAAGGGTTCCGCAGGAGAATGGGCGAAACCCTTGTCTATCTGGGCGACGAATTCTATCTTAAAACAAGCAGAGCCCTCCCCCGCTCCTGCGACTACGGAGACTTTCCCCAGATAGAGAACGGTGTGGGAATGATGAGAATGCTGATGGGCGAGTTTCGCAGAAAAGCAAGGTTTCTCCCCGCTGCGGTCTCACCGGCACGGCATGTGAGCATTGTGACAGGGGAGCTTGCTTATTCCCATATCCTGATCATATCGGAGGCTCTCAACAGGGTGCAGGGCCTGAAAGTGACTGTCCACAGGGTGAAAAACTCCTTCTGGGGCCCTCAGGTTGATGTGGCAGGCCTCCTCACAGGAGGAGACATTCTCCAGGCACTCGAAAAAGAGGATGGAGGGGAAAGGGTTCTCATACCCTCGGCATGCCTGAGGGAAGATCTCGTGTTCCTCGATGGCCTCACGCTCTCTGCCCTGGGGAAGCGCCTGGGAAGAGAAGTGATCCCGGTGAAGCCCTCCTACTCTGATCTGCTCATGCACATCACCAGGCCGAAGGGAAAGGTCTTACCAAAGCAAGGAGGATCCCATGGATAA
- the plsY gene encoding glycerol-3-phosphate 1-O-acyltransferase PlsY, producing MSSLLLIILSYFYGSLPFGVFIGKKLKGIDIREFGSGNIGAANAFRTLGPAGGIAVLLCDMSKGILPVLLARFFAASDALVPLLQVIAGVTAILGHNYSIFLKFKGGKGIATSFGVIIALNWWIALMCFSVWGLMVLLTRYSSVGSLSGSLALPAFMVIFKQPVPFIAFGIISCAFAFYAHRGNIKKLLKGTELKITEKAGKEDAPREESDARAS from the coding sequence ATGAGCTCCCTGCTGCTTATCATCCTCTCATACTTTTACGGCTCCCTGCCTTTCGGGGTGTTCATAGGAAAGAAGCTGAAAGGCATTGACATAAGGGAGTTCGGAAGCGGCAATATAGGAGCGGCAAACGCTTTCAGGACCCTCGGACCTGCAGGCGGCATCGCAGTCCTCCTTTGCGATATGTCAAAGGGAATCCTGCCTGTGCTCCTCGCGAGGTTTTTTGCTGCAAGTGATGCCCTGGTCCCTTTACTCCAGGTGATAGCAGGGGTAACAGCCATCCTGGGCCATAATTACTCGATTTTTCTCAAATTCAAGGGAGGAAAGGGTATTGCCACAAGCTTTGGCGTCATTATCGCCCTTAACTGGTGGATAGCGCTTATGTGTTTTAGCGTCTGGGGGCTTATGGTGCTCCTTACCAGATACAGCTCCGTGGGCTCTCTCTCCGGTTCCCTTGCGCTGCCGGCCTTCATGGTGATTTTTAAGCAGCCCGTCCCTTTTATAGCCTTCGGTATCATATCCTGCGCATTCGCCTTTTATGCCCACAGGGGGAATATAAAAAAGCTTCTCAAGGGCACCGAGCTGAAAATCACTGAAAAAGCGGGAAAAGAAGACGCCCCCCGGGAGGAAAGTGACGCCAGGGCTTCCTGA
- a CDS encoding type III pantothenate kinase, with protein sequence MHPPIGNSESIMSAYGMLLTMRPWRRGKRGGVLLLLVLDSGNSCLVMGVYQGEDLLTTAHVGTSLARDEREYLDLVRKFIREKAVPKDKITTIGISNVVPRLNSLLDEAVRELFGIAPFFVGHSHTDLITLDIETPSELGADLVAAAVAAYRKHRDSLIIIDMGSATTFSHITGEGSFQGVIICPGLRMGAEFFSARIPYLPEVKLAVPQKLLGRNSVESIQSGLMLGHIAMLEGIVRRLQEHYGRPGKVIACGGFAHVLRSHLPFVDSVEPFLVLEGIRVLSESGEAR encoded by the coding sequence ATGCACCCTCCAATCGGAAATTCAGAGTCTATAATGAGTGCGTATGGCATGCTCTTGACTATGAGGCCTTGGCGCCGTGGTAAGAGGGGAGGAGTCCTTCTGCTGCTCGTTTTGGATTCAGGGAATTCCTGCCTTGTCATGGGGGTTTATCAGGGAGAGGACCTTCTCACCACCGCCCATGTAGGCACCTCTCTCGCAAGGGATGAAAGGGAGTACCTCGATCTGGTGAGAAAATTCATCAGGGAGAAGGCTGTCCCGAAAGACAAGATAACCACTATCGGCATATCTAACGTGGTGCCGCGCCTGAATTCCCTTCTGGATGAAGCAGTGAGAGAGCTTTTCGGCATCGCTCCCTTCTTTGTGGGCCACAGTCACACTGACCTGATAACATTGGACATTGAAACTCCATCTGAGCTGGGAGCCGATCTCGTAGCAGCCGCCGTGGCGGCTTACAGGAAACACCGGGACTCGCTTATCATAATCGATATGGGTTCGGCGACGACTTTTTCCCATATCACCGGGGAGGGGAGCTTTCAAGGGGTGATAATATGCCCTGGCCTCCGGATGGGTGCCGAGTTTTTCAGTGCAAGGATTCCCTACCTTCCGGAAGTGAAGCTTGCAGTGCCGCAGAAGCTTCTGGGCCGGAACAGCGTTGAGAGCATCCAGTCAGGACTCATGCTGGGCCATATCGCGATGCTTGAGGGGATTGTGCGGCGCCTCCAGGAGCATTACGGAAGACCCGGAAAGGTCATCGCGTGCGGCGGATTCGCCCATGTGCTGAGGAGTCACCTTCCCTTTGTGGATTCCGTGGAGCCTTTTCTTGTCCTTGAGGGCATAAGGGTTCTCTCGGAGAGCGGGGAAGCGCGGTGA
- a CDS encoding pitrilysin family protein, with protein sequence MNRHLLILLTVTAFILLAPGIYAGAAEGDIVQQRLKNGLTILMEENKDSSLVSINAYVRVGSKDERQSEEGISHFCEHLFFRGTQTSSGAEFKSSLEALGGMCNAETSKDYTRYYINIPSVHCMKGLELITDALQHARFDEKEIEQERKVILEEYSMGADNFSRFFYDTLFEMAFPTHPYGKTTIGFEKNLKAFKRDDFISYRKRFYSPENLIFVIVGNFDRDKVSSFLTQAYASIPRSSYGEQVFPAEKRLAQVKEKTVKKDIDDSYLAMGFLGPSVKDRDTIYATDVLCFMLGMGTSSLLTRDLVERRKLVKEISVNFQTQRDEGLIVILSTLKTNDIDTVKKEILAGTEQVAAGNFTDDDVKRAKNLLKNSFIFGNETNDGKASSIGFYEAIDSYEFALDYPRNIDGVTRENLMNTARKLFSSPYCAIIVKPEEKKKRKFDDEE encoded by the coding sequence ATGAACAGGCATTTGCTCATTCTCTTGACAGTCACCGCTTTCATCCTTCTTGCCCCCGGGATATACGCCGGTGCAGCCGAAGGCGATATCGTGCAGCAGCGGCTGAAAAACGGCCTCACCATTCTCATGGAGGAGAACAAGGACTCATCCCTCGTGTCAATAAATGCCTATGTCCGCGTGGGAAGCAAGGACGAGAGGCAGAGCGAAGAAGGCATCAGCCACTTCTGCGAGCACCTTTTTTTCAGGGGCACTCAGACCTCGTCAGGGGCTGAGTTCAAGAGCTCTCTCGAGGCTCTGGGCGGCATGTGCAATGCAGAGACATCGAAGGACTATACGAGATACTACATCAACATTCCGAGCGTCCACTGCATGAAAGGCCTGGAGCTTATAACCGATGCCCTCCAGCATGCCCGGTTTGATGAAAAGGAGATAGAGCAGGAGCGCAAGGTCATTCTCGAAGAATACTCGATGGGCGCAGACAATTTTTCACGCTTTTTCTATGATACCCTCTTTGAGATGGCTTTCCCCACCCATCCTTACGGGAAAACCACCATAGGATTTGAGAAAAATCTCAAAGCTTTTAAGAGAGATGATTTCATCAGCTACCGTAAGAGGTTCTACTCGCCGGAAAACCTCATATTCGTCATAGTGGGAAACTTCGACAGGGATAAAGTCTCATCATTCCTCACCCAGGCCTATGCTTCAATTCCCCGGAGCTCCTATGGGGAACAGGTCTTTCCCGCTGAAAAGAGGCTTGCCCAGGTCAAGGAAAAAACGGTAAAGAAAGATATCGATGATTCCTACCTGGCCATGGGCTTTCTCGGGCCCTCGGTGAAAGACAGGGATACCATCTACGCCACTGACGTGCTCTGCTTCATGCTGGGCATGGGCACAAGCTCCCTTCTCACAAGGGATCTCGTCGAGCGCAGAAAGCTGGTGAAGGAAATCAGCGTGAATTTCCAGACCCAGAGAGACGAGGGGCTCATCGTGATACTTTCCACGCTGAAAACCAATGACATCGACACCGTGAAAAAGGAGATACTCGCCGGGACGGAGCAGGTAGCAGCGGGGAATTTTACCGATGATGACGTGAAAAGGGCAAAGAACCTGCTGAAGAACAGCTTTATATTCGGCAACGAGACAAATGACGGGAAAGCATCGAGCATCGGCTTTTACGAAGCCATCGACAGCTATGAGTTTGCCCTTGACTATCCAAGGAATATAGATGGCGTCACAAGGGAAAACCTCATGAATACGGCCAGAAAGCTCTTCTCATCGCCGTATTGTGCTATAATTGTGAAGCCTGAAGAAAAGAAGAAACGGAAATTTGACGATGAAGAGTGA
- a CDS encoding pitrilysin family protein produces the protein MKSEREAPLALLLLMAFLWSLGQSPLPLFGAEPPVFKNILDNGLLLLVKPGETKDIVAVSIIIRSSVYDEEDQKVGIRSLLLELLQEKIAGETTAGGISLTELMGVMTQTESTADYIALNFVTTPRHYKKLLELVAKALVDPTISDTLFTKVKNSFVEKNKGGKGAFSTIYSIFLQNFYRYHPYKLSEEANVKGIENTDKKKAESFFASQATSDRIVIAIAGNVKQDEVMAQIKNDFSSLRPRKTTRVEVQWEPQTIEKELFLSSLSKMSWILLGFPAPSYGSPDYPAMLVLKTLLGDGLNSRLWVELREKRGLAYELGSYYPELEGPSHLLLYVITQPQNVIASRRLILNEIEDIRVHGVTPIELEDAKAKIFGGYLLSRESSKGQALATAVSEVIGGKYSLDVTLERKVEEVTSQDISLMINKYFQVPTYLVVRPPGAYYIDWFR, from the coding sequence ATGAAGAGTGAAAGAGAGGCTCCCCTCGCGCTGCTGCTGCTCATGGCGTTTCTATGGAGCCTTGGACAGTCTCCCCTGCCGCTTTTCGGGGCAGAGCCGCCTGTGTTCAAAAACATCCTCGACAACGGTCTTCTGCTGCTTGTGAAACCGGGGGAGACAAAAGATATTGTGGCAGTCTCCATAATAATCAGGTCAAGCGTTTATGATGAAGAGGATCAGAAGGTAGGTATCAGGTCCCTTCTTCTGGAGCTGCTGCAGGAAAAAATAGCAGGCGAGACCACCGCGGGAGGCATCAGCCTCACCGAGCTCATGGGAGTGATGACCCAGACTGAATCCACTGCCGACTATATTGCCCTGAACTTTGTCACTACCCCCCGCCACTACAAGAAGCTCCTGGAGCTTGTGGCAAAGGCCCTGGTAGATCCCACAATCAGTGACACCCTCTTCACCAAAGTAAAAAATTCGTTCGTGGAGAAGAACAAGGGCGGCAAAGGGGCCTTCTCCACCATCTACAGCATTTTTCTGCAGAATTTCTACCGTTACCACCCTTACAAGCTCTCAGAGGAAGCCAATGTCAAGGGCATCGAAAATACCGACAAGAAAAAAGCCGAATCCTTCTTTGCCTCCCAGGCCACCTCTGACAGGATAGTAATAGCCATTGCGGGAAACGTGAAGCAGGACGAGGTCATGGCGCAGATAAAGAACGACTTCTCCTCTCTCAGGCCCAGGAAAACCACGAGGGTGGAGGTGCAGTGGGAGCCCCAGACCATTGAGAAAGAGCTTTTTCTCTCCTCTCTCTCAAAAATGTCCTGGATACTGCTGGGCTTTCCGGCACCCTCATACGGCTCACCTGATTACCCTGCCATGCTTGTGCTGAAAACACTCCTCGGTGACGGCCTCAATTCAAGATTATGGGTGGAGCTGAGGGAGAAAAGAGGCCTTGCCTACGAGCTGGGCTCTTATTACCCGGAGCTTGAGGGGCCCAGCCATCTGCTTCTTTACGTGATAACGCAGCCGCAGAACGTGATTGCTTCAAGAAGGCTCATACTCAACGAGATAGAGGACATAAGGGTCCATGGCGTGACTCCCATAGAGCTGGAAGATGCCAAGGCCAAAATTTTCGGCGGCTATCTTCTCTCCCGGGAGTCCTCAAAGGGGCAGGCCCTCGCGACGGCCGTATCGGAAGTAATTGGGGGGAAATACTCGCTCGATGTCACCCTGGAAAGAAAAGTCGAAGAGGTGACCTCGCAGGACATCTCCCTGATGATCAACAAATACTTCCAGGTACCCACGTATCTTGTGGTGAGGCCACCCGGAGCATACTACATAGACTGGTTCAGGTAA
- the der gene encoding ribosome biogenesis GTPase Der, which translates to MDKPVIAIVGRPNVGKSQLFNRLLGKPSAIVQDEPGITRDRIYSECTWDGRACYLVDTGGLDPQEDDVVKMLAQRQSRKAIEESTLLLFVVDAKEGLTHIDREISVELRKMKKPLILVANKVDNFESAYTVNEFAPLGFGEAFPVSALHGTNSGELLDEIFSRFPAPSGAPEAPPLRLTLAGRRNVGKSSLINALTDEERSIVHDAAGTTRDCVESLITLAGTQILVTDTSGLRRKGKIDEKVEYYSAIRTLRAIESSDCVLLVLNAEEGIVAQDKKVAEQIQKTRKASVIVVNKWDLMQDSPETNKKEFTIMVKKELYFIDYSPVLFISALHRKGIGRIIPEVNEVMKEYRKKIETSMVNRIFQEAQSLRPAPSYKGEQLRIFYAFQEGVAPPRFTLKVNSPKLVHFSYKRYLENTVRKALGFIGSPVVITFKKK; encoded by the coding sequence ATGGATAAGCCGGTAATCGCCATTGTGGGGAGACCCAATGTGGGTAAATCCCAGCTCTTTAACAGGCTGCTGGGAAAGCCTTCGGCAATAGTCCAGGATGAGCCTGGCATCACAAGAGACCGGATTTACTCTGAGTGCACATGGGATGGCAGAGCCTGCTATCTTGTGGACACGGGTGGGCTCGATCCCCAGGAGGATGATGTCGTCAAGATGCTGGCCCAGAGACAGTCCAGGAAGGCTATCGAGGAATCGACCCTTCTTCTCTTCGTTGTTGACGCGAAGGAAGGGCTCACCCATATTGACCGGGAGATATCCGTCGAGCTGCGCAAGATGAAGAAACCCCTCATTCTTGTGGCCAACAAGGTGGACAACTTTGAAAGCGCTTACACGGTCAATGAGTTCGCCCCCCTTGGATTCGGCGAGGCATTTCCTGTCTCGGCTCTCCACGGCACCAATTCAGGGGAGCTTCTTGATGAGATCTTTTCCAGATTCCCCGCACCTTCAGGTGCTCCCGAGGCCCCTCCCCTGAGGCTCACTCTCGCAGGGAGGAGAAATGTGGGCAAATCATCACTCATCAATGCCCTTACCGATGAAGAGAGAAGCATCGTGCACGACGCGGCGGGCACCACGAGGGACTGCGTGGAAAGCCTCATCACGCTGGCAGGCACGCAGATCCTCGTGACTGACACCTCGGGCCTCAGGAGGAAAGGGAAAATAGACGAGAAAGTAGAATACTATAGCGCCATCAGGACGCTCAGGGCCATTGAATCATCTGACTGCGTGCTGCTGGTCCTCAATGCCGAAGAAGGAATTGTCGCACAGGACAAAAAAGTCGCCGAGCAGATTCAGAAAACCCGCAAAGCGTCTGTGATTGTCGTAAACAAATGGGATCTGATGCAGGACTCTCCGGAGACAAACAAGAAAGAGTTCACCATCATGGTAAAAAAAGAGCTCTATTTTATTGATTATTCGCCTGTTCTTTTTATCTCGGCACTCCACCGCAAAGGGATCGGCAGGATTATCCCCGAGGTGAACGAGGTGATGAAGGAATACCGTAAAAAGATAGAAACCTCGATGGTGAACAGGATTTTCCAGGAGGCACAGAGCCTCAGGCCTGCACCATCTTACAAAGGTGAGCAATTAAGGATATTCTATGCATTCCAGGAAGGCGTGGCACCTCCCCGGTTCACCCTCAAGGTGAACTCTCCCAAACTGGTCCATTTCTCATATAAAAGATACCTGGAAAACACCGTGAGAAAGGCACTGGGATTTATCGGGTCACCGGTGGTGATCACCTTCAAGAAAAAATGA
- the cmk gene encoding (d)CMP kinase produces MMKGIKIAFDGPAASGKSTVAKEVAKRLSYLYVDTGAMYRAVTWKALCLGADFRDEEAIIAIAGQFPVELKPSTDNAQGYVVIIDGVNVTDFLTSDEVNLYVSTVARISGVRKTLVAEQRALAREGGVVMAGRDITTVVMPDAEVKVYLTASSQERARRRFLEMEEKGENPAMEAVVNNIEHRDTIDSSREDSPLSVADEATVIDSTGKSIEEVVHQVMELVRTERG; encoded by the coding sequence GTGATGAAGGGAATCAAAATCGCTTTTGACGGTCCCGCTGCATCAGGAAAAAGCACCGTGGCAAAGGAAGTGGCAAAAAGGCTTTCATACCTCTATGTGGACACGGGGGCCATGTACCGCGCCGTCACCTGGAAAGCGCTGTGCCTTGGCGCTGATTTTCGCGATGAGGAGGCCATCATTGCCATTGCGGGGCAGTTCCCCGTGGAGCTGAAGCCCAGTACAGACAATGCCCAGGGATATGTGGTCATCATAGACGGAGTCAACGTGACGGATTTTCTCACAAGTGACGAAGTGAACCTTTACGTGTCAACGGTAGCAAGGATCAGCGGGGTGAGAAAGACGCTTGTGGCAGAGCAGAGAGCGCTTGCCCGCGAAGGCGGGGTGGTGATGGCAGGAAGGGATATCACCACCGTCGTGATGCCCGATGCCGAGGTCAAGGTCTACCTTACCGCTTCTTCCCAGGAAAGGGCAAGAAGGCGCTTTCTTGAGATGGAGGAAAAGGGAGAAAATCCTGCTATGGAGGCTGTCGTGAACAACATAGAGCACCGCGACACCATTGATTCATCAAGGGAAGATTCCCCTCTTTCCGTTGCCGACGAGGCAACAGTGATTGACAGCACCGGGAAAAGCATTGAGGAAGTGGTTCATCAGGTGATGGAGCTTGTAAGGACAGAGAGAGGATAA
- the gatC gene encoding Asp-tRNA(Asn)/Glu-tRNA(Gln) amidotransferase subunit GatC, whose product MNAANNSLTERQVAHIAHLARLEITEEELTLFTRQLSSILHYVNQLEELDTGTIDATFTVNPTVNVMREDAMERSLPVEEVLRNAPDREGSYLRMPPILGDEE is encoded by the coding sequence ATGAACGCAGCGAATAACTCCCTCACGGAACGACAGGTTGCCCATATCGCCCACCTTGCAAGACTTGAGATAACGGAGGAGGAGCTGACCCTTTTCACCAGGCAGCTCAGCAGCATCCTCCACTACGTGAACCAGCTGGAAGAACTTGACACCGGCACTATCGATGCCACATTCACGGTGAATCCCACGGTAAATGTCATGAGAGAAGATGCCATGGAGCGTTCCCTTCCCGTGGAGGAAGTGCTCAGAAACGCGCCTGACAGGGAAGGCAGCTACCTCAGAATGCCTCCCATACTTGGCGATGAAGAGTGA
- a CDS encoding PilT/PilU family type 4a pilus ATPase: MIDLLNTILAAMVRENASDVYIRADSHPFFRVEGELVEVEVAKFTQEMLEDLKDDLLRPEDRESFKKKPEANITYANPNLGRFRANIYVQRGTIAIVMRKIRDDILEFSKLGLPPILEKLALIRSGLVLITGPTGSGKSTTLASMVRYRNENSSGHIITIEDPVEFVHSDMNCIVSQREVGIDTMSFQDALESALRQAPDVLLVGEMRDVESVKAGVYFAETGHLVLSTLHSNNTIQTVERMLQFFPTAVHDQILQQLSINLKAVVSQRLIKNKDGTGRLLVCEVMIVNARVSELLIKGELNQIRKELDQFASEGMVSFDVSLIEKFKNGELSAEQCMRASDNPNDMRLKLKTLPVFIRSSGREDERYAQ, translated from the coding sequence ATGATTGACCTCCTCAATACCATACTGGCGGCAATGGTCCGTGAAAATGCCTCGGACGTCTATATCAGGGCCGACAGCCACCCCTTTTTCAGAGTCGAGGGAGAGCTCGTAGAGGTGGAGGTGGCCAAGTTCACCCAGGAGATGTTGGAGGATCTGAAAGACGACCTGCTGAGGCCTGAGGACAGGGAAAGCTTCAAGAAGAAACCCGAGGCGAACATCACCTATGCCAATCCCAACCTCGGCCGCTTCAGGGCCAATATCTACGTGCAGCGCGGAACAATAGCCATAGTGATGAGAAAAATCCGCGATGACATTCTGGAGTTCTCCAAGCTGGGGCTACCTCCGATCCTGGAAAAGCTTGCCCTTATACGAAGCGGGCTCGTCCTCATCACAGGGCCCACAGGAAGCGGCAAATCCACAACGCTTGCCTCCATGGTGCGCTACCGTAACGAAAACTCCTCAGGGCATATCATCACTATTGAGGATCCCGTAGAGTTTGTCCACAGCGATATGAACTGCATCGTGAGCCAGCGGGAAGTAGGAATTGACACCATGTCCTTCCAGGATGCTCTTGAAAGCGCTCTCCGCCAGGCACCCGATGTGCTCCTCGTCGGCGAGATGAGGGATGTCGAGAGCGTCAAGGCGGGAGTCTATTTTGCCGAGACGGGCCACCTGGTGCTCTCCACCCTCCATTCCAACAATACCATCCAGACCGTGGAGCGCATGCTCCAGTTCTTTCCCACGGCAGTCCATGACCAGATACTGCAGCAGCTTTCCATCAATCTGAAAGCTGTCGTGTCGCAGAGGCTCATCAAGAACAAGGATGGCACGGGGCGCCTCCTTGTCTGCGAGGTCATGATAGTGAACGCCCGTGTCTCCGAGCTGCTCATCAAGGGGGAGCTCAACCAGATAAGAAAGGAGCTCGACCAGTTCGCCTCCGAGGGAATGGTGAGCTTTGACGTCTCTCTAATCGAGAAGTTCAAGAACGGCGAGCTTTCAGCGGAACAGTGCATGAGAGCCTCGGACAATCCCAATGATATGAGGCTGAAGCTCAAGACGCTCCCGGTCTTCATTAGAAGCAGCGGAAGAGAGGACGAACGCTATGCACAATAA